Below is a window of Hydrogenimonas sp. DNA.
TCATAGCCTCTATCAGGATCTCGTTGACGATCTTTTCCGGAGGTATGCGATGGCGCACCTCTTCGACCAGCGGTATCATCCTCTCCTTGTCGCCGTCAAGAAGCAGCTTGTGTATCTTCTCTTCATCACTCATGGCTAGGTAGGCTTCATCTTCCGCCCCCCGGTCCACCGCCTCTTTTTTACTGAAATGCTCTATGAACCTGAAGAGCGGATCGCCCTCCTCCCTTCTGTCGAAGAGAAGATCTTCGCAGATCCTGCAATCCTCTTCCGATATACGGTTCATCGGGATAATATGCTTCACGTTTATGATGACCGAGGTGAGCCCCGCTTCGATGCAGTGGTGCAGGAAGACCGAGTTCAGATAGGGTCGCGCATCTTTGTCGAGACCGAAGGAGATGTTCGAGAGCCCCAGTGTAGTGCCGACCTCGGGATGGCGGCGCCTCAACTCCCTGATAGCCTCTATGGTCTGAACGGCCGCATCCCTGTACTCCTCGTCACCCGAGCCGACGGTGAAGGTGAGAACGTCGAATACGAGATCCTCCGCCCTTATACCGTGTTTTTTCGTAGCGAGTTCGTAGATCCGCTCTGCCACCTCCAGTTTGCGTTCGGTGGTCTTGGCCATCCCCCGTTCGTCTATCGTCAGACAGACCAGCGAAGCTCCGAAACGCCTGGCGAGGTTGCATACGGCATCGAACTTCTCTATCCCGTCTTCGAGGTTTACCGAGTTTAGAATCGGCTTGCCTCCTATGCACTTCAGGGCCGTCTCCAGCCCCTTGACCTGAGTAGAGTCGGGCATAAGGGGGAGCGGGATCTTCTGCGCGTAGAGGCTCATCACCTCCTTCATATCTTTCGTCTCGTCCCTGCCGGCGAAACCTACGGAGACATCCAGAACGTGCGCTCCGGCGCGTACCTGCTGCTGGGCTACGGTGAGAGTCCCTTCGTAATCTTCGGCAAGCAGAAGCTCCCTGAAAGCTTTGGAACCTGTCGCATTAGAGCGCTCTCCTATAAGCAGCGGCGGCGGGTCCTGCATCAGCGGGACGGTATTGAAAAGTGAGGCCAAAGAGGGGGGATGACTTCCGGATGGAGCTTTCGGAGCGATACCTTTGACCGCATCGGCCAGCGCCTTTATATGCTGCGGGGTAGTTCCGCAGCAGCCGCCGAGGAATGTCACGCCGTCATACTTCGTGAAGCTCTTCTGAAGGGTACTGAACTCCTCCGGCCCCATCGGATAGTACGTATATCCGCCGCGGTTTTGCGGCAGTCCGGCGTTCGCGTGTACCGAGATCGGCTTGTGCCAGAGCTCAGAAAGTGTCTTCAGGTGCTTCTCCACCTGTTCCGGGCCCGTTCCGCAGTTGAAGCCGAGGGAGAGGATATCGAAGGGCTCCATTATCGTGGCTATCGTCGCGGCATCGGTTCCTATCAGCATCGATCCGCTCAACTCTATCGTGACCGATACCATTATCGGGATCTTCACCCCTTTGGCTTCGGCCGCATCGGTACAGGCGTGTAGGGCAGCCTTTATCTGGAGAGGGTCCTGGCAGGTTTCGAGCAGAAAAATATCCACTCCGCCGTCGATCATGCCGCCGGCCATCTCCAGATACCCCTCATACATCTCGTCATACTCTATATGGCCGAGAGAGGGGAGCTTCGTTCCGGGACCGATCGACCCAAGGCAGAAACGCGGCCTCTCCGGAGTGGAGTAGCGTTCGCATACCTCTTTGACCAGTTCGCACCCTTTTCTGCTCAGCTCGTACGCCCTTTCGCCTATGCCGTACTCATCAAGAACCCAGTCCATCGAGCCGAACGTATTGCTCTTTATTAGGTCCGCACCAGCAAGAGCGTAGCGTTCATGAATCTTTCGTATAAGTTCGGGGGCCGTAGCATTCAGAAGTTCGTTACACCCCTCTTTTCCCTCCCATGCACTCTGCTCTATCTCCATAGACTGAATCTGTGTCCCCATCGCACCGTCTATAACGAGGACCCTCTTTTCAGCCAGCTCTTTTATCAGATTGTAACTGCTCAAACAAAACCTTTGGGAAATAGTAACTGACCTTACTCAAAATTTGTCAGCCCCGGGATTTGAGCGGAAAAATATCGTTAAAAAACCGTGCTTGCCCGTCAGGGCGCCGGAGGCGTCAGCGGTTTTCAGGGCACCTCTAAAGGCCCCAGGCATCCATAGCTTTGAGAGCTTTTGCGCATACAAGGCGCTTCGACGCAGGACTGGCCAAAGCCAATTCAAGGAGAAGCAACGCGGTATGCGTAAAAGCTCTCATAGCCCGAAGGGAAGAGAAATAGAGCATCATCTTCCGCAAAATATCTTCTTGAGTTACCTTCGGGTAGCCCTTCGTCGATCTTTTGCGAAATCTGACGCTCTCTTTCTCTTCTATGGGTGCCTGGGGCCTTTAGAGGTGCCCTATAGATATTTTGCAGCGTCCCGCAGGGCAAATCCCGTTCGCCGTGCAGATTTTGAGTAACATCAGAGTTGTAACTTCTATTATTATTGTATCAAACGAATGCTTTAAGGGCCCCTCTAAAACCCAAATCTTGAGATAGAGACAGAAGAGCTTGTCACGAACATCGCAGCCATGCACTTCCGGAAAAACCGTCGACGCACCTAGCGGGTGCGCCTCAAATTTTAACAGAAGCTGCCTGGTGTGTCGACTTTTTTTCCAAATGTCATGGGTTGTCTCTATCTCTCTATTTCGGGCTTCGGTGAAAAAACAGCCTGGCAGCCTCCACGCTTGTGATATAATTCCATTGCATAAGCATATATAATCAATCAAAAGTAACTATTATTATCAAAGGTGATACAGAATGGCCCACGTCATAAATTCTCTTACCGGAATGAAAATCGCTAAGCCGGAGCCTGTTGACGAAGAGGTACCCTTCGACGGCGGAGTAATGATAACAGAGACCGATACCGCGGGTATAATAACCTACGCAAACAGAAAATTCAGAATGATGACCGGTTACACCAAAGAGGAGCTCATCGGTTCTCCGCACAGCATCAACCGCCATCCCGATATGCCCAAGGCCGCTTTCAAAACGATGTGGGAGACAATCAAACGCGGAGATATGTGGGAAGGGTATGTAAAAAACCTGAGAAAAGACGGCAAATTCTACTGGGTTATAGTCTGGATAAAACCGAAGCTGGATGCAGATGGGAAAATCATAGGTTATATAGCAGGACGAAAAGTGCCGAACAGGCAGGAGATAAAAGCTGCAGCGATCAAATACGCCCAGATGCTGAAGCAGGAGAGGCAGTAGCTATAACACAAATCTAGATGCAGATTCACTTTTTCGAAGTGCCGATCCTGTATGACGAGGGGTATTTAACAGCACTCTTTTTCCCTTTTAAAAGCACATAGTCATACCCGCGTCCGGAGTAGAGAAGTGTAACATTGCCGATCTTGACGTTGTCGAAACGGTAGCTTACACTCTCTTCGGCGAAGAGGGCTCTTCCTATCTGCTCTCCGAAATCAGGTATCCAGGGAAGCGCCGATATTATAAAAGAGAGAAGGTAGAAAAGCGCTTTGGGGCCCTTTCTGTTTTTGACCATAAAAACCGCACCATAGAGCAAAACCCCGGCTATCCAGAGCCACCACTTCTGGCTATCGGTAAAAAACTCGTTGAAAAAAACAGGTATGTTGTAGGCTTTGATGTAGTTGGTCATGAGACCCGCGTAGAAGATAAAGTCGAAAGCCATCCAGAACAGAAGGCCGTATAGAAGCATCGTAATTAGCCGTATCATCTTATTTTCACCCTCTTTTCTCTGCCGAGGCGCCAGATTTCGGAGGCTTTCGCCTCATGGAAACCCTCTTTTGATTCTACCACAACATCGCACGCATCTCTGGCGTACTCTTCGTCGAAAGGCTCACCGTGCCTGTTGGCGGAGGTGGAGTAGCACCATCCGAACTTCTTTACGAACTCTCTGTGCTTTCCGCGAATATATCTGAATGAGTTTCCGTTCGGGAGTATGAAGGATCTTTTTCTGCTTCTTCGTACACTCTTTCTAAAGGCTTTGGGGACTCTGCCGCACTCTTCGAGCATCGAGAGCCTCGAAACCGCTTTCAAAAAAGGTCTATCGAGAGGACGCCCTTTGGCTTCGGCCAGCCTCTCTTTGGACTGCGAAAGGAAACCGGCCGTTGTGTCGGTCTGTACCAGGTAGACCAGTTCGGTGCGCATCAATCTCTCAGATAGTCCTGAAGAGCCCTCGGCTCGAGAGCTCCGTCATCCCTCATCTCCCTGATAGCCGCGGCAGAGACCCTGGCGGCAGAGATTGTCGTGAAATAGGGCACATTGAAGCGCAGAACAGCCTGCCGTATTCTGCGGGCATCATCTTTGCTGGCTTTGTTATCCGATGTGTTCAAAACCATATCTATCTCCCCGTTTTTGAGGAGATCCTCGACATTGGGTCTTCCTTCCGAAATCTTGAGAACGGCCTGCGATGCCACTCCCGCCTCTTCGAGCGCTTTTTGCGTTCCTGATGTGGCGACGATTTTGAAACCGAGATCTACGAACATCTTACCTATGGCACCCGCTTCACTCTTGTCATGGTCGGTGAGAGACATAAAGAGTGTCCCGCTCATCGGCAGGTGGTTTTTACTGGCAAACTGGCTCTTCGCGAAACTCAGACCGAAGGTCCTGCTTATACCCATAACCTCTCCGGTCGACTTCATCTCCGGCCCGAGAATCAGGTCGGAACCGGTAAGCTTGCTGAAGGGGAAAACGGCCTCTTTGACGGCTATATGGTTTTTCAGTTTCGGCTTCAAGACATTGCCGTCATCCGTAACCACTCCGAAGGTGTCGTAGAACTTCAGCGCCTCACGCAGATCGCCATTGATCATCACCCTGGTCGCCACTTTTGCCAACGGAACACCGGTCGCCTTAGAGACGAACGGCACGGTACGGCTGGCACGCGGGTTTACCTCTATAAGGTAGACCTCATCTTTGAAAATCGCATACTGGATATTCAGAAGCCCCTTTACACCGAGCCCCAGGGCTATCGCCTTTGTCTGATCTTCGACATCTTTGACAAGCTTCTCGCTTATGGATACCGTAGGCAGGGAGCAGGCACTGTCGCCCGAGTGGATGCCGGCCTCTTCGATATGCTGCATGATAGAGCCTATATAGACCTCCTTGCCGTCGCTTATGGCGTCTACGTCCAGCTCTATCGCATGGTCTAGAAACTTGTCTATGAGAACGGGAGATTCGTTACTCACACTCACCGCTTCATCCATATACTCTCTCAGCTCATCTTCGTTGTAGACGGTCCTCATAGCCCTGCCTCCCAGGACATAACTGGGGCGTACCAGAACCGGATAGCCTATTCTAGAGGCTATCGCGAAGGCCTCCTCCTTGGTAAATGCCGTACCGTTTTCAGGCTGTTTGAGTCCAAGGGCGCTGATGAAAGCCGAGAACTTCTCTCTATCCTCCGCTTCGTCTATCACCTTGGCGCTCGTCCCGACTATCTTCCCGCCGATAGATGTGATCTTTTTCGCCAGCTTGAGAGGGGTCTGTCCGCCGAAGTGGACTATGATGCCGTCCGGCTTCATTCTCTCTATGACACTCCTTACATGCTCGAAGTCGATAGGGTCGAAATAGAGAATATCGCTCGTATCGTAATCAGTCGAAACCGTTTCGGGATTGCAGTTGTACATTATCGAGGTTATTCCCATATCTTCCAGTGCGAAAGATGCGTGGACACAGCAGTAGTCGAACTCGATTCCCTGTCCTATCCTGTTCGGCCCTCCCCCGATTATCAGAACCTTCCTCTTCTCATCCGCAACTTCAGGCTCCTGTTTTTCTGGCAGTTCCATTATGTTCGTAGAGGAGTAGAGGTAGGGTGTCAACGCTTTGAACTCGGCCGCACAGGTATCCACCTCGTGATACTCCAGCTCCACCCCAAGATTTTTGCGGGCGGTATAGATATCGTTTTCACCGAGGTCCATATTCTCTTTTTCGTTGATTATCCTCGCTATCATCGCATCACTGAAGCCCGAGCTTTTCAGCCTTCTGAGCAGCTTGGAGTCCTGCAGCGTCTCTATGTCGATAAGCTTCTCCATCTCCACAATCTGCCCTATCTGGCGAAGGAACCAGGGATCGACCCTGCTGAGCGTGAAGATATCCTCCACGCTGTAACCCTCCCGGAAAGCCTGCGCAATATAAAGGAGCCTCTTCTCGTTCGGCCTTCTGATCTCCCGCCTAAGTGTCTCGTCGTCGCAACGGATAGGGTCGAAGCCGACAAGTCCTGTCTCGAGAGAGCAGAGAGCTTTTTGAACCGACTCTTTGAAAGTCCTCCCTATCGCCATCACCTCACCGACACTCTTCATCGAAGTGGTCAATGTGGAGTCGGCCTGCGGGAACTTCTCGAAGGTGAAACGGGGAATCTTGGTAACGATGTAGTCTATTACAGGTTCGAAGCTGGCAGGGGTTCCTGTTATGTCGTTTTTTATCTCATCCAGCGTAAAGCCTACCGCCAGCATCGTAGCCACTTTGGCTATAGGGTACCCGGTGGCTTTGGAGGCCAGTGCGGATGAGCGGCTGACTCGGGGGTTCATCTCGATGACGATCATCCTACCCGTCTCCGGATTCACAGAGAACTGCACGTTGGAGCCTCCGGTATCTACGCCTATCTCGCGGAGGATTTTGAAGCTGGCGTCGCGCATTCGCTGGTACTCTTTGTCGGTAAGCGTAAGTGCCGGAGCGACGGTAATCGAGTCGCCGGTATGTACACCCATGGGGTCGAGGTTCTCTATTGAACAGACGATGATACAGTTGTCGGCACGGTCACGTATCACCTCCATTTCATACTCTTTCCACCCCAAAAGGCTCTCTTCTATAAGAATCTCGCTTATAGGGCTCGCATCCAGCCCCGCCATAGCAAGAGATTTGAACTCGTCTATATTGTAGGCGACACCGCTGCCGCCGCCAGCCAGCGTATATGAGGCCCTTATGATAAGAGGAAAGCCTATCTCCTCGGCGGCCGCCATAGCCTCTTCCATGGAGTAGGCGTACCGGCTTTTCGGAAGGTCCATCCCTATTCTTATCATCGCCTCCTTGAAAGCCTGCCGGTCTTCTCCCTTTTTGATCGCTTCCGGATCAGCTCCGAGAAACTCTACTCCCTCCAGCATACCCTTCTCATGCATACTCATAGCGACATTGAGTGCGGTCTGCCCTCCCATAGTCGGCAGTATGGCGTCGACCCCCTCTTTCTCTATGATTCGGGCGATTATCTCTTCGTTTATCGGCTCTATATAGGTGCGGTCGGCAAACTCCGGGTCCGTCATGATCGTAGCAGG
It encodes the following:
- a CDS encoding putative PAS/PAC sensor protein is translated as MAHVINSLTGMKIAKPEPVDEEVPFDGGVMITETDTAGIITYANRKFRMMTGYTKEELIGSPHSINRHPDMPKAAFKTMWETIKRGDMWEGYVKNLRKDGKFYWVIVWIKPKLDADGKIIGYIAGRKVPNRQEIKAAAIKYAQMLKQERQ
- a CDS encoding carbamoyl-phosphate synthase large chain encodes the protein MPKRDDIETILLIGSGPIVIGQACEFDYSGTQAAKTLKELGYRVVLINSNPATIMTDPEFADRTYIEPINEEIIARIIEKEGVDAILPTMGGQTALNVAMSMHEKGMLEGVEFLGADPEAIKKGEDRQAFKEAMIRIGMDLPKSRYAYSMEEAMAAAEEIGFPLIIRASYTLAGGGSGVAYNIDEFKSLAMAGLDASPISEILIEESLLGWKEYEMEVIRDRADNCIIVCSIENLDPMGVHTGDSITVAPALTLTDKEYQRMRDASFKILREIGVDTGGSNVQFSVNPETGRMIVIEMNPRVSRSSALASKATGYPIAKVATMLAVGFTLDEIKNDITGTPASFEPVIDYIVTKIPRFTFEKFPQADSTLTTSMKSVGEVMAIGRTFKESVQKALCSLETGLVGFDPIRCDDETLRREIRRPNEKRLLYIAQAFREGYSVEDIFTLSRVDPWFLRQIGQIVEMEKLIDIETLQDSKLLRRLKSSGFSDAMIARIINEKENMDLGENDIYTARKNLGVELEYHEVDTCAAEFKALTPYLYSSTNIMELPEKQEPEVADEKRKVLIIGGGPNRIGQGIEFDYCCVHASFALEDMGITSIMYNCNPETVSTDYDTSDILYFDPIDFEHVRSVIERMKPDGIIVHFGGQTPLKLAKKITSIGGKIVGTSAKVIDEAEDREKFSAFISALGLKQPENGTAFTKEEAFAIASRIGYPVLVRPSYVLGGRAMRTVYNEDELREYMDEAVSVSNESPVLIDKFLDHAIELDVDAISDGKEVYIGSIMQHIEEAGIHSGDSACSLPTVSISEKLVKDVEDQTKAIALGLGVKGLLNIQYAIFKDEVYLIEVNPRASRTVPFVSKATGVPLAKVATRVMINGDLREALKFYDTFGVVTDDGNVLKPKLKNHIAVKEAVFPFSKLTGSDLILGPEMKSTGEVMGISRTFGLSFAKSQFASKNHLPMSGTLFMSLTDHDKSEAGAIGKMFVDLGFKIVATSGTQKALEEAGVASQAVLKISEGRPNVEDLLKNGEIDMVLNTSDNKASKDDARRIRQAVLRFNVPYFTTISAARVSAAAIREMRDDGALEPRALQDYLRD
- a CDS encoding 5-methyltetrahydrofolate--homocysteine methyltransferase, with the translated sequence MSSYNLIKELAEKRVLVIDGAMGTQIQSMEIEQSAWEGKEGCNELLNATAPELIRKIHERYALAGADLIKSNTFGSMDWVLDEYGIGERAYELSRKGCELVKEVCERYSTPERPRFCLGSIGPGTKLPSLGHIEYDEMYEGYLEMAGGMIDGGVDIFLLETCQDPLQIKAALHACTDAAEAKGVKIPIMVSVTIELSGSMLIGTDAATIATIMEPFDILSLGFNCGTGPEQVEKHLKTLSELWHKPISVHANAGLPQNRGGYTYYPMGPEEFSTLQKSFTKYDGVTFLGGCCGTTPQHIKALADAVKGIAPKAPSGSHPPSLASLFNTVPLMQDPPPLLIGERSNATGSKAFRELLLAEDYEGTLTVAQQQVRAGAHVLDVSVGFAGRDETKDMKEVMSLYAQKIPLPLMPDSTQVKGLETALKCIGGKPILNSVNLEDGIEKFDAVCNLARRFGASLVCLTIDERGMAKTTERKLEVAERIYELATKKHGIRAEDLVFDVLTFTVGSGDEEYRDAAVQTIEAIRELRRRHPEVGTTLGLSNISFGLDKDARPYLNSVFLHHCIEAGLTSVIINVKHIIPMNRISEEDCRICEDLLFDRREEGDPLFRFIEHFSKKEAVDRGAEDEAYLAMSDEEKIHKLLLDGDKERMIPLVEEVRHRIPPEKIVNEILIEAMKVVGELFGSGEMQLPFVLQSAETMKAAVDHLNPYLPKKEKASDTTLILGTVKGDVHDVGKNLVDIILTNNGFKVVNIGIKAELEQFIDAAKEHKADAIGFSGLLVKSTQVMMENLERMKEMGLDIPVLMGGAALTKGFVDEYCRTRYDGPIFYCRDAFDGVIAMSRIEEGNFDTRLGSDNVEEKAELPREEKEVVIPPFEEIEMPSRDIRVPVPPFWGRRVMTGADFDPAIAFEWLNHRILFKSRWGYRSKGMTKEEYERQLDEVVKPAYERLKAQFLDEKLFEPTIIYGYYPCRSDDTTLLIFDESEGWHKDADADREPLEYVMGRAREQMTFPRQRRKPYRCLADYFHRDRHDLVAFTTVSAGSRISEYERALYDEGKFHEYYLVHGLGVELAEALAEIAHKQIRLDLGIAENEGNTLRDVQMRAYTGARYSPGYPACPDLELNRPIFNLLKPEDFGIELSETLQIHPEQSTAAIVVYHPEAMYYSV
- a CDS encoding TsaC protein (YrdC domain) required for threonylcarbamoyladenosine t(6)A37 modification in tRNA, translating into MRTELVYLVQTDTTAGFLSQSKERLAEAKGRPLDRPFLKAVSRLSMLEECGRVPKAFRKSVRRSRKRSFILPNGNSFRYIRGKHREFVKKFGWCYSTSANRHGEPFDEEYARDACDVVVESKEGFHEAKASEIWRLGREKRVKIR